A single window of Modestobacter italicus DNA harbors:
- a CDS encoding SDR family oxidoreductase, with product MSSFEGRTALVTGASRGIGLAIAQSLVDRGARVVVTARKADALAAAVEQLGGPDKAVAVAGNAADADHRAEAVRTAVETFGSLDHLVGNVGINPVFGPLMDAPLDAFRKILDTNVVSSLGLVQEAWRAWMAEHGGSVLIVASVAGLKSSEGIAAYGVSKAALVNLTTQLAVELGPKVRVNAVAPAVVKTRFAEALFTGREDALAQQYPVGRLGVPEDIGEAAAYLLGDGAGWVTGQTLVLDGGALSRGPV from the coding sequence GTGAGCAGCTTCGAGGGACGCACCGCACTGGTCACGGGCGCGAGCCGGGGCATCGGCCTGGCGATCGCGCAGAGCCTGGTGGACCGGGGCGCCCGGGTGGTCGTCACCGCCCGCAAGGCCGACGCGCTCGCCGCCGCGGTCGAGCAGCTGGGCGGCCCGGACAAGGCCGTCGCCGTCGCCGGGAACGCCGCTGACGCCGATCACCGCGCCGAGGCCGTGCGCACCGCCGTCGAGACCTTCGGCAGCCTGGACCACCTGGTCGGCAACGTCGGTATCAACCCGGTCTTCGGCCCGCTGATGGACGCCCCGCTCGACGCCTTCCGCAAGATCCTGGACACCAACGTCGTCTCCAGCCTCGGCCTGGTGCAGGAGGCGTGGCGGGCGTGGATGGCCGAGCACGGCGGCTCGGTCCTGATCGTCGCCTCCGTCGCCGGCCTGAAGTCCAGCGAGGGCATCGCCGCCTACGGCGTGAGCAAGGCCGCGCTGGTCAACCTGACCACCCAGCTGGCCGTCGAGCTCGGCCCGAAGGTCCGGGTGAACGCCGTGGCCCCGGCCGTGGTGAAGACCCGGTTCGCCGAGGCGCTGTTCACCGGCCGGGAGGACGCGCTGGCCCAGCAGTACCCGGTCGGCCGGCTCGGCGTGCCCGAGGACATCGGCGAGGCGGCGGCCTACCTGCTCGGCGACGGCGCCGGCTGGGTCACCGGGCAGACCCTCGTGCTGGACGGCGGCGCGCTGTCCCGCGGCCCGGTCTAG
- the folB gene encoding dihydroneopterin aldolase, whose product MPSSAPRSTPDRITVHGLTGHGYHGVYPPEREHGQTFRVDAVLELDTAPAAAGDDLTLTVHYGELAQQLHALLVGEPVDLLETLAQRLADCCLAYPVVDAVEITVHKPEVDLGVPADDVTVAIRRERQ is encoded by the coding sequence GTGCCCAGTAGCGCCCCCCGGTCGACCCCGGACCGGATCACCGTCCACGGGCTCACCGGCCACGGCTACCACGGCGTCTACCCGCCCGAGCGCGAGCACGGCCAGACCTTCCGGGTCGACGCGGTGCTGGAGCTCGACACCGCACCGGCCGCGGCCGGCGACGACCTGACCCTCACCGTGCACTACGGCGAGCTGGCGCAGCAGCTGCATGCGCTGCTGGTCGGCGAGCCGGTCGACCTGCTGGAGACCCTGGCGCAGCGGCTGGCCGACTGCTGCCTGGCCTACCCGGTCGTCGACGCCGTGGAGATCACCGTGCACAAGCCGGAGGTCGACCTCGGCGTGCCCGCCGACGACGTCACGGTCGCCATCCGGCGCGAACGCCAGTGA
- a CDS encoding DUF6779 domain-containing protein, whose amino-acid sequence MPPAPTAAGASASTPPPAPPVPEQRRNSNRGWLLAGLLLAAGGSAAVLLTDDARYLRVALLAVCWAFVVAAFVAGSRRADQVAAAGREAELRHAYDLELEREVTARQQFQVELEGRLRREAEGAVRGELAQLRAELSGLSALRDDLAGLGRLRTEVAALAELRGELSGLGELRGELGRIRAELTEQLSGELLVERMVMRAQSVRGPAQPGTDGRVLEGGTAWDPAPMTSGWDVDRWSETRVVPAEPVEPVARPAAGERPAREWPVPAEDGPPTTALPAAAAPTREPAPEPAPDAWSGYDASRYDALLFGTSAPSHQPPSPETPSYGTPSYGTPSFETPSHETRSFETPSHETHSYEPPSHEAPSYEWSGAAGSTARGSRHDASGYAEDGTAPAADEPVRAAPPEPPGHARLEQILAESGVPAPTGARARRRHHRDDDGGGSTDDVLARVLGR is encoded by the coding sequence GTGCCGCCGGCCCCTACGGCCGCGGGGGCGTCCGCCTCCACTCCGCCGCCCGCCCCGCCGGTGCCCGAGCAGCGCCGGAACAGCAACCGGGGGTGGCTCCTCGCCGGGCTGCTCCTCGCCGCCGGGGGCAGCGCCGCGGTCCTCCTCACCGACGACGCCCGGTACCTCCGGGTGGCCCTGCTCGCCGTCTGCTGGGCCTTCGTCGTCGCCGCGTTCGTGGCCGGCAGCCGCCGCGCCGACCAGGTCGCGGCGGCCGGCCGGGAAGCGGAGCTGCGACACGCCTACGACCTCGAGCTGGAGCGCGAGGTGACCGCCCGGCAGCAGTTCCAGGTCGAGCTGGAGGGCCGGCTCCGGCGGGAGGCGGAGGGTGCGGTCCGCGGCGAGCTCGCACAGCTGCGCGCCGAGCTGTCCGGCCTGTCCGCGCTCCGGGACGACCTCGCCGGGCTGGGCCGGCTGCGCACCGAGGTCGCCGCGCTGGCCGAGCTGCGCGGGGAGCTGAGCGGGCTCGGCGAGCTGCGTGGCGAGCTGGGGCGGATCCGCGCCGAGCTGACCGAGCAGCTCTCCGGTGAGCTGCTCGTCGAGCGCATGGTCATGCGGGCCCAGTCGGTGCGCGGACCGGCGCAGCCGGGGACCGACGGCCGGGTGCTGGAAGGCGGCACGGCGTGGGACCCCGCCCCGATGACCTCCGGCTGGGACGTCGACCGCTGGTCGGAGACCCGGGTGGTGCCCGCCGAGCCGGTCGAGCCCGTCGCCCGGCCGGCCGCGGGGGAGCGGCCGGCGCGCGAGTGGCCGGTGCCCGCGGAGGACGGCCCGCCGACGACCGCCCTCCCGGCCGCGGCCGCGCCGACCCGTGAGCCGGCCCCCGAGCCGGCACCTGACGCCTGGTCCGGCTACGACGCCTCGCGGTACGACGCGCTGCTCTTCGGCACGTCGGCCCCGTCCCACCAGCCGCCGTCGCCAGAGACGCCGTCCTACGGGACGCCGTCCTACGGGACGCCCTCGTTCGAGACGCCGTCCCACGAGACGCGCTCGTTCGAGACGCCCTCCCACGAGACGCACTCCTACGAGCCGCCGTCCCACGAGGCTCCGTCGTACGAGTGGTCCGGCGCCGCGGGCAGCACCGCCCGCGGGTCACGCCACGACGCGTCGGGGTACGCCGAGGACGGGACCGCTCCCGCCGCCGACGAGCCGGTCCGGGCGGCCCCGCCGGAGCCGCCGGGTCACGCCCGGCTCGAGCAGATCCTGGCCGAGAGCGGTGTCCCGGCGCCCACGGGGGCGCGCGCCCGTCGCCGCCACCACCGTGACGACGACGGCGGCGGCAGCACCGACGACGTCCTCGCCCGGGTCCTCGGCCGCTAG
- a CDS encoding DUF1684 domain-containing protein, which produces MTLTLLDWRRRVAALYSDVRAAEDPEAGWHAWREGRDALVGGHPDSPLDDAARASFTGIPFAPYDPALRFVVPVDTDGEPERREVPTAADGVVVLDRIGRVTLGDVGRLDVWWVGGYGGGVFLPLRDGTAGTTTYGGGRYLLDTIKGADLGGDDGRLVVDLNFAYHPSCTYDPRWTCPLAPAGNVVDTPVTAGEQLPPGGWY; this is translated from the coding sequence GTGACCCTCACCTTGCTGGACTGGCGGCGGCGGGTCGCCGCGCTGTACTCCGACGTCCGCGCCGCCGAGGACCCCGAGGCCGGCTGGCACGCCTGGCGGGAGGGTCGGGACGCGCTCGTCGGCGGCCACCCCGACTCCCCGCTGGACGACGCCGCCCGCGCCTCGTTCACCGGGATCCCGTTCGCGCCCTACGACCCGGCGCTGCGGTTCGTCGTCCCGGTGGACACCGACGGCGAGCCCGAGCGCCGGGAGGTCCCCACCGCCGCGGACGGCGTCGTGGTGCTCGACCGGATCGGCCGGGTGACCCTGGGCGACGTCGGCAGGCTCGACGTCTGGTGGGTCGGCGGCTACGGCGGCGGGGTGTTCCTGCCGCTGCGCGACGGGACCGCCGGGACGACGACCTACGGCGGTGGCCGCTACCTGCTGGACACCATCAAGGGCGCCGACCTGGGCGGGGACGACGGCCGGCTGGTCGTCGACCTCAACTTCGCCTACCACCCCTCGTGCACCTACGACCCGCGGTGGACCTGCCCGCTGGCCCCCGCCGGCAACGTGGTGGACACCCCCGTCACCGCCGGGGAGCAACTGCCGCCCGGCGGCTGGTACTGA
- a CDS encoding ABC transporter permease produces the protein MNELQAAIRYLNDPFNWTRTNGIFDLAAQHLRISVIAVAVAMVIGIPLGALLGHTGRGGGFTVALSNVSRAIPTLALLTVFAVTPIGFGPTATTIALALFALPPVLTNTYIGFRGVDRDVVEASRAMGMNGRQVLLRAELPLAVPLVMTGVRTAAVQVVATATLAALVAGGGLGRIITLGFRQQDYGAVLAGAILVAVLAVATELLLAVVSWLVTPGPKRLRVGRVRTRTTDAGAVPVTP, from the coding sequence GTGAACGAGCTGCAGGCGGCCATCCGCTACCTCAACGACCCGTTCAACTGGACGCGCACCAACGGCATCTTCGACCTGGCCGCCCAGCACCTGCGGATCTCGGTCATCGCCGTCGCGGTGGCCATGGTGATCGGCATCCCGCTGGGCGCGCTGCTCGGGCACACCGGCCGCGGGGGCGGCTTCACCGTCGCCCTGTCCAACGTCTCCCGGGCGATCCCGACGCTCGCGCTGCTGACGGTGTTCGCGGTGACCCCGATCGGCTTCGGCCCGACCGCCACCACCATCGCGCTGGCGCTGTTCGCGCTGCCCCCGGTTCTCACCAACACCTACATCGGGTTCCGCGGCGTCGACCGGGACGTCGTCGAGGCCTCGCGGGCGATGGGGATGAACGGCCGGCAGGTGCTGCTGCGCGCGGAGCTGCCGCTGGCCGTCCCGCTGGTGATGACCGGCGTCCGGACGGCGGCCGTCCAGGTGGTCGCCACCGCGACCCTCGCCGCGCTGGTCGCCGGCGGCGGGCTGGGCCGGATCATCACCCTCGGGTTCCGGCAGCAGGACTACGGCGCGGTGCTGGCCGGCGCCATCCTGGTCGCGGTGCTGGCCGTGGCCACCGAGCTGCTGCTGGCCGTCGTGTCCTGGCTGGTGACGCCCGGGCCCAAGCGACTGCGGGTCGGCCGGGTGCGCACCCGCACCACCGATGCCGGGGCGGTCCCGGTCACCCCCTGA
- the panC gene encoding pantoate--beta-alanine ligase has translation MSAPAVAETTAELRKLRDELPGPVVLVPTMGALHEGHRTLVRAARALGGSVVVSVFVNPTQFAPGEDFDRYPRTWDADLAALAEEGADLVFHPPVDEVYPPGAVGVTVQPGPLGDVLEGAVRPGHFAGVLTVVAKLLGLVRPDVAVFGEKDYQQLTLVRAMARELALGVEVVGVPTVRDDDGMALSSRNRYLTAEQRASAAAISAALRAGAAAGPEGPDAVLAAARAVLAAAPDLVPDYLELTDVRLGPVPGAGPARLLVAARAGSTRLIDNTAVTLGSPR, from the coding sequence ATGAGCGCCCCGGCCGTCGCCGAGACCACCGCGGAGCTGCGCAAGCTCCGCGACGAGCTCCCCGGCCCGGTCGTGCTCGTGCCCACCATGGGCGCGCTACACGAGGGGCACCGGACCCTGGTCCGGGCCGCGCGGGCGCTCGGGGGCAGCGTCGTCGTCTCGGTGTTCGTCAACCCGACGCAGTTCGCCCCGGGGGAGGACTTCGACCGCTACCCGCGCACCTGGGACGCCGACCTCGCCGCGCTGGCGGAGGAGGGCGCCGACCTGGTGTTCCACCCGCCGGTCGACGAGGTGTACCCGCCCGGCGCGGTGGGCGTGACCGTGCAGCCGGGCCCGCTGGGGGACGTCCTGGAGGGCGCCGTCCGCCCCGGTCACTTCGCCGGCGTGCTCACCGTGGTGGCCAAGCTCCTCGGCCTGGTCCGACCGGACGTCGCCGTGTTCGGCGAGAAGGACTACCAGCAGCTGACGCTCGTCCGGGCCATGGCCCGGGAGCTGGCGCTCGGCGTGGAGGTGGTCGGCGTGCCCACCGTCCGCGACGACGACGGCATGGCGCTGTCCAGCCGCAACCGGTACCTGACCGCGGAGCAGCGCGCCTCCGCCGCCGCCATCTCCGCCGCGTTGCGGGCCGGTGCGGCTGCCGGTCCGGAGGGCCCGGACGCCGTCCTGGCCGCCGCCCGGGCCGTGCTGGCCGCCGCACCCGACCTGGTGCCGGACTACCTCGAGCTCACCGACGTCCGGCTCGGCCCCGTGCCGGGTGCTGGACCCGCCCGCCTGCTGGTCGCCGCCCGCGCCGGCAGCACCCGACTCATCGACAACACCGCCGTGACCCTGGGGAGCCCCCGATGA
- a CDS encoding glycine betaine ABC transporter substrate-binding protein has protein sequence MRTRPRFHTILPIAALAAVLSTAACGESGSSGTGGDAAASGSSASGDACAPVAGDQLVVLEDDKGLQNADNIVPAVNAAAANANPALVQALDTVSAALTEDDLIGMNKAVDIDRQSATDVAAAYVSDNDLGSGVTGGSGPVVVGAADFSESQVLANVYADTLNAAGFQATVQTVGNRELYLPALKNGEIQVFPEYLATVADIIAKNVDPNAAAIATSDADETLAALTPVAAEYGLVFGTPAEATDQNAFAVTQEFADALGVTTLSELADACGDGSLTLGGPGECPTRPQCQLGLEDTYGLEFASFSEYDAGGPLTKAAIQQGDVSMGLVFSSDGALAQG, from the coding sequence ATGCGCACGCGTCCCCGTTTCCACACGATCCTCCCCATCGCGGCCCTCGCGGCCGTGCTCTCCACCGCCGCCTGCGGTGAGTCGGGGTCCTCCGGCACCGGCGGCGACGCCGCCGCCAGCGGCTCGTCGGCCTCCGGCGACGCCTGCGCCCCGGTGGCGGGCGACCAGCTCGTCGTCCTCGAGGACGACAAGGGCCTGCAGAACGCCGACAACATCGTCCCGGCGGTCAACGCGGCCGCCGCCAACGCCAACCCGGCGCTGGTCCAGGCGCTGGACACGGTCTCCGCGGCGCTGACCGAGGACGACCTCATCGGCATGAACAAGGCCGTGGACATCGACCGGCAGTCCGCCACCGACGTCGCCGCCGCGTACGTGTCCGACAACGACCTCGGGTCCGGCGTCACCGGCGGCAGCGGCCCGGTCGTGGTGGGAGCCGCGGACTTCAGCGAGTCGCAGGTGCTGGCCAACGTGTACGCCGACACCCTGAACGCGGCCGGCTTCCAGGCCACCGTGCAGACGGTCGGCAACCGCGAGCTGTACCTCCCGGCGCTGAAGAACGGCGAGATCCAGGTCTTCCCGGAGTACCTGGCCACCGTCGCCGACATCATCGCCAAGAACGTCGACCCCAACGCCGCCGCGATCGCCACCAGCGACGCCGACGAGACGCTGGCCGCGCTCACGCCCGTCGCCGCGGAGTACGGGCTGGTCTTCGGCACGCCGGCCGAGGCGACCGACCAGAACGCCTTCGCCGTCACCCAGGAGTTCGCCGACGCGCTGGGCGTGACCACGCTCTCCGAGCTCGCCGACGCCTGCGGCGACGGCTCGCTGACCCTCGGCGGGCCGGGGGAGTGCCCGACCCGGCCGCAGTGCCAGCTCGGCCTCGAGGACACCTACGGCCTGGAGTTCGCCAGCTTCTCCGAGTACGACGCCGGTGGCCCGCTGACCAAGGCCGCCATCCAGCAGGGCGACGTCTCCATGGGCCTGGTCTTCAGCTCCGACGGCGCCCTCGCCCAGGGCTGA
- a CDS encoding Rossmann-like and DUF2520 domain-containing protein, which yields MTVRPPRRAARPAAPRPTATPAPGLLPADEAPARLRVGIVGAGRVGAVLGAALAAAGHDVVAASGLSAASHERAARLLPGVPLLPADEVVAASDLVVLAVPDDILAGLVAGLAETGAWRRGQLLFHTSGAHGLAVLAPAERAGVLSLALHPAMTFSGGPEDLHRVVAAPFGVTSRPEHRPVAETLVLEMGGEPFWVAEADRGLYHAALVTGANHLVTLVAEAADLLRTAGVTDPARVLTPLLTAALDNGLRRGDRGLTGPVSRGDVGTVAAHLQTLTERAPSSVDAYVALARRTTERALAAGRLKQHEGAPLLELLSGSAEEAAR from the coding sequence ATGACCGTCCGTCCCCCGCGGAGGGCCGCGCGCCCTGCCGCGCCCCGCCCCACCGCCACGCCCGCCCCGGGACTCCTCCCGGCCGACGAGGCCCCCGCCCGGCTCCGCGTCGGCATCGTGGGAGCCGGCCGGGTCGGCGCCGTCCTCGGTGCCGCGCTCGCGGCCGCCGGCCACGACGTGGTCGCCGCCTCGGGCCTGTCCGCCGCCTCGCACGAGCGCGCCGCCCGGCTGCTGCCCGGCGTCCCGCTGCTGCCCGCCGACGAGGTGGTCGCCGCCAGCGACCTCGTCGTCCTGGCCGTGCCCGACGACATCCTCGCCGGCCTCGTCGCCGGCCTGGCCGAGACCGGTGCCTGGCGGCGCGGCCAGCTGCTGTTCCACACCTCCGGCGCGCACGGGCTGGCCGTGCTGGCCCCGGCCGAGCGGGCCGGCGTCCTGTCGCTCGCGCTGCACCCGGCGATGACCTTCTCCGGCGGACCCGAGGACCTGCACCGGGTGGTCGCCGCCCCGTTCGGCGTCACCAGCCGCCCGGAGCACCGCCCGGTCGCCGAGACGCTGGTGCTGGAGATGGGCGGCGAGCCGTTCTGGGTGGCCGAGGCCGACCGCGGGCTCTACCACGCCGCCCTGGTCACCGGCGCCAACCACCTGGTCACCCTGGTCGCCGAGGCCGCCGACCTGCTGCGCACCGCCGGCGTCACCGACCCGGCCCGGGTGCTGACCCCGCTGCTGACCGCCGCGTTGGACAACGGGCTGCGGCGCGGTGACCGCGGCCTCACCGGACCGGTCAGCCGGGGCGACGTCGGCACCGTCGCCGCCCACCTGCAGACGCTCACCGAGCGGGCGCCGTCCTCCGTCGACGCCTACGTCGCGCTGGCCCGGCGCACGACGGAACGCGCGCTGGCCGCCGGCCGGCTCAAGCAGCACGAGGGCGCCCCGCTGCTCGAGCTGCTGAGCGGCTCGGCCGAGGAGGCGGCCCGATGA
- the folK gene encoding 2-amino-4-hydroxy-6-hydroxymethyldihydropteridine diphosphokinase, which yields MTRAVLSLGGNLGDRAGTLRAALVALTGHGLVARSTLYETPPWGPVEQPPYLNAVAVVRGDRDAAGWLALAHELEQAAGRTREVRWGARTLDVDVVTVTGDDGAPVLSADPELTLPHPRAHERAFVLVPWLSLDPAATLPGHGRVADLVAALPADEVAAVTRWEQLA from the coding sequence GTGACCCGCGCGGTCCTCTCGCTCGGCGGGAACCTGGGCGACCGCGCGGGCACGCTGCGCGCCGCCCTGGTCGCGCTCACCGGCCACGGGCTGGTCGCCCGCTCGACGCTGTACGAGACCCCGCCCTGGGGCCCGGTCGAGCAGCCGCCGTACCTGAACGCCGTCGCCGTCGTCCGGGGCGACCGGGACGCCGCCGGCTGGCTGGCGCTCGCCCACGAGCTGGAGCAGGCCGCCGGGCGCACCCGGGAGGTGCGCTGGGGCGCGCGGACGCTGGACGTCGACGTCGTCACCGTCACCGGGGACGACGGCGCACCCGTGCTGTCGGCCGACCCGGAGCTGACCCTGCCGCACCCGCGGGCGCACGAGCGGGCGTTCGTGCTCGTCCCGTGGCTGTCCCTGGACCCGGCGGCGACGCTGCCCGGGCACGGCCGCGTCGCCGACCTGGTGGCCGCGCTGCCGGCCGACGAGGTGGCCGCGGTCACCCGGTGGGAGCAGCTGGCATGA
- the folP gene encoding dihydropteroate synthase, with amino-acid sequence MTVLLPQPGRCLVMGVLNVTPDSFSDGGCYADHDAAVAHGLEMHAAGAYYVDVGGESTRPGADRVDAEEECRRVVPVVRDLAAAGARVSVDTTRADVAAAALEAGASLVNDVSGGLADAGMARLVAEAGVPWVLMHWRGHSREMYAAARYGDVVHEVGAELTARVEDVVAAGVDPGQLVLDPGLGFAKNADHNWALLAGLDRLVALGLPVLVGASRKTFLGRLLAGPDGELRPVEGREAATVAISVLAAQAGAWGVRVHDPVQSLDAIATVTAVQAARSAGGERAQ; translated from the coding sequence GTGACGGTCCTCCTGCCGCAGCCGGGGCGCTGCCTGGTGATGGGCGTCCTCAACGTCACCCCGGACTCGTTCTCCGACGGCGGCTGCTACGCCGACCACGACGCCGCCGTCGCGCACGGCCTGGAGATGCACGCCGCCGGCGCGTACTACGTCGACGTCGGCGGGGAGTCCACCCGGCCCGGTGCCGACCGGGTCGACGCCGAGGAGGAGTGCCGCCGGGTGGTGCCCGTCGTCCGCGACCTCGCCGCCGCCGGCGCCCGGGTCAGCGTCGACACCACCCGCGCCGACGTCGCGGCCGCGGCGCTGGAGGCCGGCGCGTCCCTGGTCAACGACGTCAGCGGTGGGCTGGCCGACGCGGGCATGGCCCGGCTGGTCGCCGAGGCCGGCGTGCCGTGGGTGCTGATGCACTGGCGCGGCCACAGCCGCGAGATGTACGCCGCCGCCCGCTACGGCGACGTGGTGCACGAGGTGGGCGCCGAGCTCACCGCCCGGGTCGAGGACGTCGTCGCGGCCGGGGTCGACCCGGGCCAGCTGGTGCTGGACCCGGGCCTGGGCTTCGCCAAGAACGCCGACCACAACTGGGCGCTGCTGGCCGGGCTGGACCGGCTGGTCGCCCTCGGGCTGCCGGTGCTGGTGGGCGCCTCGCGGAAGACCTTCCTCGGCCGGCTGCTGGCCGGCCCCGACGGCGAGCTGCGGCCGGTGGAGGGGCGGGAGGCCGCGACCGTGGCCATCTCGGTGCTGGCCGCGCAGGCCGGGGCGTGGGGTGTGCGCGTGCACGACCCGGTGCAGTCCCTGGACGCGATCGCGACCGTCACCGCGGTGCAGGCAGCGCGCAGCGCAGGAGGAGAACGTGCCCAGTAG
- a CDS encoding ABC transporter ATP-binding protein gives MDVSAPTGSIAAAPAQAIRLEGVSKTYPDGSVGVRQLDLTFAAGELTVLVGPSGCGKTTTMKMINRIIEPTTGRVLLGDDDVTDVDPVELRRRIGYVIQNVGLFPHQTVRKNIGTVPRLLGWDKRRTADRVEELLDLVGLDPAAFGDRYPHQLSGGQRQRAGVARALAADPAVLLMDEPFSAVDPIVRERLQSEFLRLQETVRKTIVFVTHDIEEAVRLGDRIAVMSQGGKVEQFAPPAELLGSPATPFVADFVGADRGLKRLAVTGIDMADLEQPPVVHADDDVRAARAVLERAGARWAVVLDDQDRLNGWISTERATGSGTVREAGRRMDAWVPIDASLKTAFSTMLQLEAGWVAVLDGERFCGVLTPESLHAALRRSIEGSVPEVAGAAHL, from the coding sequence GTGGACGTTAGCGCCCCGACCGGTTCGATCGCAGCCGCACCGGCCCAGGCCATCCGGCTGGAGGGGGTCAGCAAGACCTACCCCGACGGCAGCGTCGGCGTCCGGCAGCTCGACCTGACCTTCGCCGCCGGGGAGCTGACCGTGCTGGTCGGCCCGTCGGGCTGCGGCAAGACGACCACGATGAAGATGATCAACCGGATCATCGAGCCGACCACCGGGCGGGTCCTGCTCGGCGACGACGACGTCACCGACGTCGACCCGGTCGAGCTGCGGCGCCGGATCGGCTACGTCATCCAGAACGTCGGGCTCTTCCCGCACCAGACGGTGCGCAAGAACATCGGCACCGTGCCGCGGCTGCTGGGCTGGGACAAGCGGCGCACCGCGGACCGGGTGGAGGAGCTGCTGGACCTGGTGGGGCTCGACCCCGCGGCGTTCGGTGACCGCTACCCGCACCAGCTCTCCGGTGGCCAGCGCCAGCGCGCCGGGGTGGCCCGAGCGCTGGCCGCCGACCCCGCCGTCCTGCTGATGGACGAGCCGTTCTCCGCGGTCGACCCGATCGTGCGCGAGCGGCTGCAGTCGGAGTTCCTGCGGCTGCAGGAGACCGTGCGCAAGACCATCGTCTTCGTCACCCACGACATCGAGGAGGCCGTGCGCCTCGGTGACCGGATCGCGGTGATGAGCCAGGGCGGCAAGGTGGAGCAGTTCGCCCCGCCGGCCGAGCTGCTCGGCTCCCCCGCCACGCCCTTCGTCGCGGACTTCGTCGGCGCCGACCGGGGGCTCAAGCGGCTGGCCGTCACCGGCATCGACATGGCCGACCTGGAGCAGCCACCGGTCGTGCACGCCGACGACGACGTGCGCGCGGCGCGGGCCGTGCTCGAGCGGGCCGGCGCCCGCTGGGCCGTGGTGCTGGACGACCAGGACCGGCTGAACGGGTGGATCTCCACCGAGCGGGCGACCGGCAGCGGCACGGTGCGGGAGGCCGGACGCCGGATGGACGCCTGGGTGCCGATCGACGCGTCGCTGAAGACCGCCTTCTCCACCATGCTGCAGCTGGAGGCCGGGTGGGTGGCGGTGCTGGACGGCGAGAGGTTCTGCGGGGTGCTCACCCCCGAGTCGCTGCACGCCGCGCTGCGCCGCTCGATCGAGGGCTCGGTCCCCGAGGTGGCCGGCGCCGCCCACCTCTGA
- a CDS encoding ABC transporter permease — translation MLAADAAPNPWFDPSYVTENWDTILSYLGEHVRLTVAAVVLGALIALPLALLARRNRWLAAGVLGVSTLVYTIPSLAMFAFVAPVTGLSATTVLVGLVLYSLVILVRNFLAGLQSVPADVQEAARGMGYGPARLFWQVELPLALPSFMAGIRVATVSTVALVTVGVIVGHGGLGQLITGGFNANFYRAEIVTGAVGCVLLALVADLLLAGAERALTPWTRRARA, via the coding sequence GTGCTCGCAGCTGATGCGGCGCCGAACCCCTGGTTCGACCCCTCCTACGTGACGGAGAACTGGGACACCATCCTGTCCTATCTCGGCGAGCACGTCAGGCTGACGGTGGCCGCGGTGGTCCTCGGGGCGCTGATCGCGCTGCCCCTGGCGCTGCTGGCCCGGCGGAACCGCTGGCTGGCCGCCGGCGTCCTGGGCGTCTCCACGCTGGTCTACACGATCCCGTCGCTGGCCATGTTCGCCTTCGTCGCGCCGGTCACCGGGCTGTCGGCGACGACGGTGCTGGTCGGGCTGGTCCTGTACTCGCTGGTCATCCTGGTGCGGAACTTCCTCGCCGGTCTGCAGTCGGTCCCCGCCGACGTGCAGGAGGCGGCCCGCGGCATGGGCTACGGCCCGGCGCGGCTGTTCTGGCAGGTGGAGCTGCCGCTGGCGCTGCCGTCGTTCATGGCCGGGATCCGGGTGGCCACCGTGTCCACCGTCGCGCTGGTGACCGTCGGCGTCATCGTCGGCCACGGCGGGCTGGGCCAGCTGATCACCGGCGGGTTCAACGCCAACTTCTACCGCGCCGAGATCGTCACCGGCGCCGTCGGCTGCGTGCTGCTGGCCCTGGTGGCCGACCTGCTGCTGGCCGGCGCCGAGCGCGCGCTGACTCCGTGGACCCGGCGGGCCCGGGCGTGA
- a CDS encoding DUF3180 domain-containing protein — MTPVRRRELLALAVAVAFAAWLVVRSGYGSLPPFQWWLPVPLGVLAVAEALGARTLRARLGAQRAGRRGPGRSPATAARPVEPMLVARLAVLAQASAWVGAVVAGLWAGLLLHTAPAVGRLGAASGDTTTAVIGVLLAAALVAAALWLEHVCRVPPDEDEDASAQA; from the coding sequence ATGACGCCGGTGCGCCGCCGGGAGCTGCTCGCGCTCGCCGTCGCGGTGGCCTTCGCCGCCTGGCTGGTGGTGCGCTCCGGCTACGGCTCGCTGCCGCCGTTCCAGTGGTGGCTGCCGGTGCCGCTGGGCGTGCTCGCCGTCGCTGAGGCCCTGGGCGCCCGCACGCTGCGGGCCCGGCTCGGCGCCCAGCGGGCCGGCCGGCGGGGTCCCGGCCGCAGCCCGGCGACCGCCGCGCGGCCGGTCGAGCCGATGCTGGTCGCCCGGCTGGCGGTGCTCGCCCAGGCCAGCGCGTGGGTCGGCGCGGTCGTCGCCGGGCTGTGGGCCGGCCTGCTGCTGCACACCGCCCCGGCGGTCGGCCGGCTCGGCGCGGCCTCGGGTGACACCACGACCGCGGTCATCGGCGTGCTGCTGGCCGCCGCCCTCGTCGCTGCCGCGCTGTGGCTCGAGCACGTCTGCCGGGTCCCCCCGGACGAGGACGAGGACGCGTCCGCCCAGGCCTGA